Proteins co-encoded in one Klebsiella michiganensis genomic window:
- a CDS encoding DNA mismatch repair protein MutS (This protein performs the mismatch recognition step during the DNA repair process) produces MSKINMNEDIDKDFSSHTPMMQQYLRLKSEHRDILLFYRMGDFYELFYDDAKRASQLLDISLTKRGASAGEPIPMAGVPHHAVENYLAKLVNLGESVAICEQIGDPATTKGPVERKVVRIVTPGTISDEALLQERQDNLLAAIWQDSKGFGYATLDISSGRFRLTEPEDRETMAAELQRTNPAELLYAEDFAEMSLIDGRRGLRRRPLWEFEIETARQQLNLQFGTRDLTGFGVENAHHALCAAGCLLQYVKDTQRTSLPHIRSVTMDRQQDSIIMDAATRRNLEITQNLSGGVENTLASVLDCTVTPMGSRMLKRWLHMPVRNVDVLTKRQRTIAALQERTADIQPTLRQVGDLERILARLALRTARPRDLARMRYAFQQLPALREILSDVSTDYVQTLREQMGEFTELRELLEQAVIESPPVLVRDGGVIAPGYNEELDEWRALADGATDYLDRLEIRERERLGLDTLKVGFNAVHGYYIQVSRGQSHLVPINYVRRQTLKNAERYIIPELKEYEDKVLTSKGKALALEKQLYDQLFDLLLPHLEALQKSATALAELDVLVNLAERAYTLSYTCPTLTDKPGIKLVGGRHPVVEQVLSEPFIANPLNLSPQRRMLIITGPNMGGKSTYMRQTALIALLAYIGSFVPAQQAEIGPVDRIFTRVGAADDLASGRSTFMVEMTETANILHNATEHSLVLMDEIGRGTSTYDGLSLAWACAESLANRIKSLTLFATHYFELTTLPEKMEGVANVHLDAVEHGDTIAFMHSVQDGAASKSYGLAVAALAGVPKDVIKRARQKLRELESISGNAAASQVDGTQMSLLTVAEETSPAVEALENLDPDSLSPRQALEWIYRLKNLV; encoded by the coding sequence ATGAGTAAAATCAATATGAATGAAGACATTGATAAGGACTTCTCTAGCCATACCCCCATGATGCAGCAGTACCTGCGTCTTAAATCAGAGCACCGTGACATCCTTCTGTTTTACCGCATGGGTGACTTCTACGAACTGTTCTATGACGATGCAAAACGCGCTTCGCAGCTGCTGGATATCTCCCTGACCAAGCGCGGGGCTTCTGCGGGCGAACCTATTCCAATGGCCGGCGTGCCTCACCACGCGGTGGAAAACTACCTGGCTAAGCTGGTGAATCTCGGGGAGTCCGTGGCTATCTGTGAACAGATTGGCGACCCGGCGACCACCAAAGGGCCTGTTGAGCGTAAAGTCGTTCGCATCGTCACTCCGGGCACCATCAGTGATGAAGCGCTGCTGCAGGAACGCCAGGATAACCTGCTGGCGGCTATCTGGCAGGACAGCAAAGGCTTTGGCTATGCAACCCTCGATATCAGCTCCGGGCGTTTTCGCCTGACCGAGCCGGAAGACCGTGAAACCATGGCAGCCGAACTTCAGCGCACGAATCCAGCGGAGCTGCTGTATGCGGAAGATTTCGCCGAGATGAGTCTGATTGATGGCCGCCGCGGCCTGCGCCGCCGCCCGCTCTGGGAATTCGAGATTGAGACCGCGCGCCAGCAGTTGAACCTGCAGTTTGGCACTCGAGACCTGACCGGTTTTGGCGTTGAAAATGCCCACCATGCGCTTTGCGCCGCCGGCTGCCTGTTGCAGTACGTCAAAGATACCCAGCGCACTTCTCTGCCGCATATTCGCTCCGTTACCATGGACCGGCAGCAGGACAGCATCATTATGGATGCTGCCACCCGGCGTAACCTGGAGATCACCCAGAACCTGTCCGGCGGCGTGGAGAACACGCTGGCCTCGGTGCTGGACTGCACAGTAACGCCGATGGGCAGCCGTATGCTCAAACGCTGGCTGCATATGCCGGTGCGTAACGTCGATGTGCTCACTAAGCGGCAGCGAACCATTGCGGCTCTGCAGGAGCGCACTGCGGACATTCAGCCTACGCTGCGCCAGGTCGGCGACCTGGAGCGTATCCTTGCCCGCCTGGCCCTGCGCACCGCCCGCCCACGCGATCTGGCACGTATGCGTTATGCCTTCCAGCAACTGCCCGCCCTGCGAGAGATCCTGTCAGACGTAAGCACCGACTACGTGCAAACCCTGCGCGAGCAGATGGGTGAATTTACAGAGCTGCGCGAGTTACTCGAGCAAGCGGTTATCGAATCGCCACCGGTGCTCGTGCGCGACGGCGGCGTTATCGCTCCCGGCTATAACGAAGAGCTGGACGAATGGCGAGCCCTGGCCGATGGCGCGACTGACTACCTGGATCGTCTGGAAATCCGCGAGCGTGAGCGCCTGGGCCTGGATACGCTGAAGGTCGGTTTTAACGCCGTGCACGGCTATTACATTCAGGTCAGCCGCGGTCAAAGCCATCTGGTGCCGATCAACTATGTTCGCCGCCAGACGCTGAAAAACGCCGAGCGCTACATTATTCCTGAGCTGAAAGAGTACGAAGACAAGGTACTGACTTCTAAAGGCAAAGCGCTGGCGCTGGAGAAACAGCTTTACGATCAGCTGTTTGATTTACTGCTGCCGCACCTGGAAGCGCTGCAAAAAAGCGCCACCGCGCTGGCGGAACTGGACGTGCTGGTGAACCTTGCCGAGCGTGCTTATACCCTGAGCTACACCTGCCCGACGCTGACGGATAAGCCCGGTATTAAGCTGGTGGGTGGCCGTCACCCGGTGGTGGAGCAGGTGCTCAGTGAACCCTTTATCGCTAACCCGTTAAACCTGTCACCTCAGCGCAGAATGCTGATCATTACCGGCCCGAACATGGGCGGTAAAAGTACCTATATGCGCCAGACCGCGTTAATTGCTCTGCTGGCCTATATCGGCAGCTTTGTGCCGGCACAGCAGGCAGAAATTGGTCCCGTTGACCGCATTTTTACCCGCGTAGGCGCGGCAGACGATCTTGCTTCCGGTCGCTCAACCTTCATGGTGGAGATGACAGAAACCGCCAACATCCTGCATAACGCCACGGAACACAGCCTGGTGCTGATGGATGAGATTGGCCGCGGAACATCGACTTATGATGGCCTGTCGCTGGCCTGGGCCTGCGCCGAAAGTCTGGCAAACCGTATCAAGTCGCTGACGCTGTTCGCCACCCACTACTTCGAGCTGACCACGCTGCCGGAGAAAATGGAAGGCGTGGCTAACGTCCATCTGGATGCCGTGGAGCATGGTGATACCATCGCCTTTATGCACAGCGTGCAGGACGGGGCGGCGAGCAAAAGTTATGGCCTGGCCGTGGCCGCGCTGGCAGGCGTGCCAAAAGATGTAATTAAACGTGCGCGCCAGAAGCTGCGCGAGCTGGAAAGCATTTCCGGCAATGCCGCCGCAAGCCAGGTGGACGGAACGCAAATGTCGCTCCTGACCGTGGCGGAAGAGACATCCCCTGCCGTAGAAGCGCTGGAGAACCTGGATCCGGATTCACTTTCTCCACGTCAGGCGCTGGAGTGGATTTATCGGCTTAAGAATTTGGTGTAG
- a CDS encoding RNA polymerase sigma factor RpoS (sigma factors are initiation factors that promote the attachment of RNA polymerase to specific initiation sites and are then released; this sigma factor controls a regulon of genes required for protection against external stresses): MSQNTLKVNELNEDAEYDENGVEAFDEKALVEEEPSDNDLAEEELLSQGATQRVLDATQLYLGEIGYSPLLTAEEEVYFARRALRGDVASRRRMIESNLRLVVKIARRYSNRGLALLDLIEEGNLGLIRAVEKFDPERGFRFSTYATWWIRQTIERAIMNQTRTIRLPIHIVKELNVYLRTARELSHKLDHEPSAEEIAEQLDKPVDDVSRMLRLNERITSVDTPLGGDSEKALLDILADEKDNGPEDTTQDDDMKQSIVKWLFELNAKQREVLARRFGLLGYEAATLEDVGREIGLTRERVRQIQVEGLRRLREILQAQGLNLEALFRE, from the coding sequence ATGAGTCAGAATACGCTGAAAGTTAACGAGTTAAACGAAGACGCGGAATATGATGAGAACGGAGTTGAGGCTTTTGACGAAAAAGCCCTTGTAGAAGAGGAACCCAGTGATAACGACCTTGCAGAAGAAGAGCTGCTGTCACAGGGTGCCACACAGCGTGTACTAGATGCGACTCAGCTTTATCTTGGAGAGATCGGTTACTCTCCATTATTAACAGCCGAAGAAGAAGTTTACTTTGCTCGCCGCGCACTGCGCGGTGATGTAGCCTCCCGCCGACGCATGATCGAAAGTAACCTGCGTCTGGTGGTAAAAATTGCCCGTCGCTACAGCAATCGTGGTCTGGCGCTGCTGGATCTGATTGAAGAGGGCAATCTGGGGCTTATTCGTGCCGTTGAGAAGTTCGATCCGGAACGTGGATTCCGTTTCTCAACGTACGCCACATGGTGGATTCGTCAGACCATCGAACGGGCAATCATGAACCAAACCCGTACGATTCGTTTGCCGATTCACATTGTGAAAGAGCTGAACGTTTATCTGCGTACCGCTCGTGAACTCTCCCACAAGCTCGACCATGAGCCGAGTGCCGAAGAGATTGCCGAGCAGCTGGATAAGCCGGTTGATGACGTAAGCCGTATGCTGCGTCTCAACGAGCGCATTACCTCGGTAGACACCCCGTTGGGCGGTGACTCTGAGAAAGCGCTGCTGGATATCCTTGCGGACGAGAAAGACAACGGTCCGGAAGACACCACGCAAGACGATGACATGAAACAAAGCATCGTGAAGTGGTTGTTCGAACTGAACGCTAAGCAGCGTGAAGTGCTGGCCCGCCGTTTTGGTCTGCTGGGTTATGAAGCTGCGACGCTGGAAGATGTCGGTCGTGAAATCGGCCTGACTCGTGAACGCGTTCGTCAGATTCAGGTTGAAGGCCTGCGCCGTCTGCGTGAAATACTGCAGGCTCAGGGGCTGAACCTCGAAGCGCTGTTCCGCGAATAA
- the nlpD gene encoding lipoprotein NlpD (outer membrane lipoprotein involved in stationary-phase cell survival; similar to LppB virulence determinant from Haemophilus somnus): MSAGSPTFTLRRAAVLTLTSLWLAGCTSNNNTQAPISSVGGNGNPSGSSSGSLLVTKPPTMSAPIQQPQIQPVQQPQIQPVHQPQPQSQPVVSEPVRTENGRIVYNRQYGNIPKGSYAGGSTYTVKRGDTLFYIAWITGNDFRDLAQRNNVPAPYGLEVGQTLQVGNASGTPITGGNAVTAADARAQGVVTPVEQNSTRVVASKPTITYSEDSGEQSATKMLPGNKPAGTVVTAPVTAPVVSSTEPTVSSTSNSSPISTWRWPTDGKIIENFAATEGGNKGIDIAGSKGQAIIATAAGRVVYAGNALRGYGNLIIIKHNDDYLSAYAHNDTMLVREQEEVKAGQKIATMGSTGTSSTRLHFEIRYKGKSVNPLRYLPQR, encoded by the coding sequence ATGAGCGCGGGAAGCCCAACTTTCACTTTACGCCGGGCGGCGGTGTTAACGCTAACGAGCCTTTGGCTGGCAGGCTGTACAAGCAATAATAACACCCAGGCACCAATCAGTTCCGTTGGCGGCAACGGCAATCCTTCAGGCTCCTCAAGCGGCAGCCTGCTGGTGACTAAGCCACCGACAATGTCCGCCCCGATTCAGCAGCCTCAGATCCAACCTGTTCAGCAACCGCAGATTCAACCGGTTCATCAGCCTCAGCCTCAGTCCCAGCCAGTCGTTTCTGAGCCTGTGCGCACTGAAAATGGCCGCATTGTTTACAACCGCCAGTACGGCAACATCCCTAAAGGGAGCTACGCGGGCGGCAGCACCTACACCGTTAAACGCGGCGATACCCTGTTCTACATTGCGTGGATTACGGGGAATGACTTCCGTGACCTGGCGCAGCGTAACAACGTCCCGGCACCGTATGGTCTGGAAGTGGGGCAAACCCTTCAGGTCGGCAACGCCTCTGGCACGCCAATCACCGGCGGGAACGCGGTGACGGCTGCCGATGCCCGCGCGCAGGGCGTCGTGACGCCAGTTGAACAAAACTCGACCAGGGTAGTTGCTTCTAAACCGACAATTACGTATTCTGAGGATTCAGGTGAACAGAGTGCTACTAAAATGTTACCAGGCAATAAGCCAGCTGGGACAGTCGTCACAGCACCGGTAACCGCACCTGTGGTTAGCTCTACCGAACCGACCGTCAGCAGTACGTCTAACAGTTCGCCGATTTCAACCTGGCGCTGGCCGACCGACGGTAAGATCATCGAAAACTTTGCAGCGACCGAAGGGGGCAACAAAGGGATCGATATCGCAGGCAGTAAAGGACAGGCCATTATCGCGACCGCCGCAGGGCGCGTGGTATATGCCGGTAACGCACTGCGTGGTTACGGTAATCTAATCATCATCAAACACAACGATGATTATCTGAGTGCCTACGCCCATAACGATACAATGCTGGTCCGGGAACAAGAAGAAGTTAAGGCGGGGCAGAAAATCGCTACCATGGGTAGCACCGGAACCAGTTCTACACGATTGCATTTTGAAATTCGTTACAAGGGGAAATCCGTAAACCCGCTGCGTTATTTGCCGCAGCGATAA
- the pcm gene encoding protein-L-isoaspartate O-methyltransferase (catalyzes the methyl esterification of L-isoaspartyl residues that are formed in damaged proteins): protein MVSKRVQALLDQLRAQGIKNELVLEAIAQVPREKFVDEAFEHKAWENTALPIGSGQTISQPYMVARMTELLELTPQSKVLEIGTGSGYQTAILAHLVGHVCSVERIKGLQWHARRRLKQLDLHNISTRHGDGWQGWQAKAPFDAIIVTAAPPEIPTALLSQLGNGGILVLPVGDDRQFLKRVRRHGDEFLIDTVEAVRFVPLVRGELA, encoded by the coding sequence ATGGTAAGCAAACGCGTACAGGCTCTTCTCGATCAATTACGTGCCCAGGGTATCAAGAATGAACTGGTTCTTGAGGCTATCGCGCAGGTGCCGCGTGAGAAGTTTGTCGATGAAGCGTTTGAACACAAAGCCTGGGAAAACACCGCGTTACCTATTGGGTCTGGTCAGACTATCTCTCAGCCGTATATGGTAGCGAGGATGACGGAACTGCTGGAGCTGACGCCACAGTCAAAAGTGCTGGAGATTGGCACCGGGTCTGGCTATCAGACCGCGATTCTGGCGCATCTGGTGGGGCATGTTTGCTCCGTGGAGCGGATCAAAGGGCTGCAATGGCATGCCAGGCGCCGCCTGAAGCAGCTGGATTTACACAATATTTCGACCCGTCACGGCGATGGCTGGCAGGGCTGGCAGGCAAAAGCGCCGTTCGACGCTATCATTGTGACGGCGGCACCGCCGGAAATTCCCACTGCGTTGCTGTCGCAGCTGGGTAACGGCGGTATTCTTGTTTTGCCCGTGGGGGACGACAGGCAGTTTTTGAAACGCGTACGACGTCACGGGGACGAATTTTTAATCGACACGGTAGAAGCTGTTCGCTTTGTGCCCTTAGTGCGCGGCGAATTAGCATAA
- the surE gene encoding stationary phase survival protein SurE (broad specificity 5'(3')-nucleotidase and polyphosphatase), with the protein MRILLSNDDGVHAPGIQVLAKALREFAEVQVVAPDRNRSGASNSLTLESSLRTFTLANGDISVQMGTPTDCVYLGVNALMHPRPDIVVSGINAGPNLGDDVIYSGTVAAATEGRHLGLPALAVSLDGHQHYETAAAVTCSILRALAREPLRTGRILNINVPDLPLDQIKGIRVTRCGSRHPADQVIRQEDPRGNTVYWIGPPGEKLDVAPDTDFAAVDEGYVSVTPLHVDLTAHSAHEVVGHWLEKAGVEAQW; encoded by the coding sequence ATGCGAATATTGCTGAGTAACGATGACGGAGTCCATGCGCCTGGCATTCAGGTGCTGGCGAAAGCGTTGCGTGAATTTGCCGAGGTGCAGGTGGTGGCTCCGGACAGAAACCGCAGCGGCGCATCAAACTCGCTGACGCTGGAGTCATCGCTAAGAACCTTTACCCTCGCCAACGGGGATATCTCCGTTCAAATGGGGACGCCGACGGATTGTGTCTATCTCGGCGTCAATGCTCTGATGCACCCGCGCCCGGACATTGTGGTGTCGGGCATCAACGCCGGGCCAAATCTCGGCGACGACGTTATCTATTCCGGCACCGTTGCGGCGGCGACGGAAGGGCGTCATTTAGGGCTCCCGGCGCTGGCCGTCTCGCTGGATGGTCATCAGCATTATGAGACCGCGGCGGCGGTCACCTGCTCTATTCTCCGGGCGCTGGCTCGGGAGCCGCTGCGCACCGGGCGCATTCTAAATATCAACGTCCCAGACTTACCGCTTGACCAAATTAAAGGTATTCGCGTGACGCGCTGCGGCAGCCGCCATCCGGCGGACCAGGTAATTCGGCAGGAAGATCCGCGTGGCAACACGGTTTACTGGATTGGCCCACCGGGGGAAAAACTGGATGTTGCACCGGACACCGACTTTGCCGCCGTTGACGAAGGCTATGTATCGGTGACGCCGCTGCACGTCGATTTAACCGCACATAGCGCCCATGAAGTCGTTGGCCACTGGCTTGAAAAAGCCGGAGTTGAGGCGCAATGGTAA